From Pseudomonas sp. LS1212, the proteins below share one genomic window:
- a CDS encoding c-type cytochrome produces the protein MTDPSRHPALLRWSGRALLLLPWILLVLGGLYAVVRFLPDAPVQYSDPVEHFKYGSTGGERESGFPYWIWQALPQVCADDLPGGYASLGLIYEPGRDLPVGVSKRRNLGLDRVFLNCAVCHTSTVRDAVDAEPRLIVGMPAHRFDIRAFETFFFNCAAGPKFSREFIVPEIDRLAGGLNPLDRYLVYPVAIALMRERLLMLRGRFEFVFGQPEWGPGRVDTFNSAKVLFNFPMTQLPPQELLGASDFPSIWNQRKRMTRDDGERMALHWDGNNTHTEERNKSAAFGTGTTPPTIDLAAIGRVEDWLLDLAPPPYPYPIDHALAARGAPLYAQYCAGCHGAGGQDFKGAKVGHVTALAQIGTDRARLDSYTRDLAVNQATLYAGYPHRFRYFRKTWGYANMPLDGVWLRAPYLHNGSVPTLRDLLEPSAERPITFTRGNNVYEPQRVGFVADLPAAAPSARALADGPRLLLFDTRQPGNSNAGHEGRDYGTELPAADKDALIEHLKTF, from the coding sequence GTGACCGACCCATCCCGCCACCCGGCCCTGCTGCGCTGGTCAGGCCGAGCGCTCCTGCTGCTGCCCTGGATTCTACTCGTGCTCGGCGGCCTCTACGCCGTAGTGCGCTTCCTGCCTGATGCTCCGGTGCAGTACAGCGACCCGGTGGAGCACTTCAAATACGGCTCCACTGGCGGCGAGCGCGAATCCGGCTTTCCCTATTGGATCTGGCAGGCCCTGCCTCAGGTCTGCGCCGACGATCTGCCTGGCGGCTACGCCTCACTCGGCCTGATCTACGAACCCGGCCGCGACCTGCCGGTCGGCGTGTCGAAGCGACGCAATCTCGGGCTGGACCGCGTGTTCCTGAACTGCGCGGTGTGCCACACCAGCACGGTGCGCGATGCAGTCGACGCCGAACCGCGACTGATCGTCGGCATGCCAGCTCACCGCTTCGACATCCGCGCCTTCGAAACCTTCTTCTTCAACTGCGCCGCCGGGCCGAAGTTCTCCAGGGAATTCATCGTGCCGGAGATCGACCGCCTCGCCGGCGGCCTCAATCCTCTCGACCGCTACCTGGTCTATCCGGTGGCAATCGCGCTGATGCGCGAGCGCCTGCTGATGCTGCGCGGGCGCTTCGAGTTCGTCTTCGGCCAACCCGAATGGGGTCCGGGCCGGGTCGATACCTTCAACTCGGCGAAGGTGCTGTTCAACTTCCCGATGACGCAGTTGCCGCCGCAGGAACTGCTCGGTGCGTCCGACTTTCCGTCGATCTGGAACCAGCGCAAGCGCATGACGCGCGACGACGGCGAGCGCATGGCGCTGCACTGGGACGGCAACAACACCCATACTGAGGAACGCAACAAAAGCGCTGCCTTCGGCACAGGCACCACGCCGCCGACGATCGACCTCGCCGCCATCGGGCGGGTGGAAGACTGGCTGTTGGATCTGGCGCCGCCGCCCTACCCCTACCCGATCGACCATGCGCTGGCGGCACGCGGTGCGCCGCTCTACGCGCAGTACTGCGCCGGCTGCCACGGAGCTGGCGGGCAGGACTTCAAGGGCGCGAAGGTCGGCCACGTGACTGCGCTCGCACAGATCGGCACCGACCGCGCGCGGCTCGATTCCTACACCCGCGATCTTGCCGTCAACCAGGCCACGCTGTACGCCGGCTATCCGCACCGCTTCCGTTATTTCCGCAAGACCTGGGGCTACGCCAACATGCCGCTAGACGGCGTCTGGCTGCGCGCGCCCTACCTGCACAACGGCTCGGTGCCGACCCTGCGCGACCTGCTCGAGCCGTCTGCCGAGCGGCCGATCACCTTCACGCGTGGCAACAATGTGTACGAGCCGCAGCGGGTGGGCTTCGTCGCCGACCTTCCGGCGGCCGCCCCGTCGGCACGCGCGTTGGCCGATGGCCCACGCCTGCTCCTGTTCGACACCCGTCAACCCGGTAACAGCAATGCCGGCCACGAGGGACGGGACTACGGCACAGAACTGCCGGCGGCCGACAAGGACGCCCTGATCGAGCACCTGAAGACCTTCTGA
- a CDS encoding toll/interleukin-1 receptor domain-containing protein, translating to MRQGEASTLRGSGPYLVRAVWIALILAALAGHVWLARLPFPLDVGRAPPFAAAPGERLVLIVPSSATPLIRYEGRPGEAVDVRFERARLKPETLALLRSAGLDPPSGEEALEWLSEDAGNARTFLTVNLLPPAAGKEARVELFQLPEAERGRPYFELRAQGADLSLTMAAPDADPFAAAAPMRHLTAGGRSWALPAALPLHLLVTDGQSLRVRVVSRAAAAASASPAGRFVFGAGDGSGALPLRAAGVSSGGGANASLRQFACSAPPQGPYWPGAGRLAEGICDRGPSVPALTATQLEVSPDALAMTLRGTAWIAREGVEINAPLINRVRAEPTLVAAIVAADLALALGAGLPLYRALRRRRGEHAPGIFISYRRVDSIAYARLIADGLAEYFGAERVFIDLEDIQPGERFLQRITDTLARCRAVVVLIGPGWLTAARDGQRRLDDPKDIVRHEIVQALTLQLDVVPVLVGGTTLPRPQDLPAELASLLEHSALEISDVRLKEDIACLAKALQSIVNPAEQDEE from the coding sequence ATGCGACAAGGGGAAGCGTCCACCTTGCGCGGCTCGGGCCCGTATCTGGTGCGGGCGGTGTGGATTGCGTTGATTCTCGCCGCGCTCGCGGGCCATGTCTGGTTGGCGCGTCTGCCATTTCCGCTCGATGTGGGCCGTGCGCCGCCGTTTGCCGCGGCCCCGGGCGAGCGCCTGGTGCTGATTGTCCCTTCCAGCGCGACGCCGCTGATCCGTTACGAGGGTCGGCCCGGCGAGGCGGTGGACGTACGCTTCGAGCGCGCCCGCCTGAAGCCGGAAACGCTGGCGCTGCTGCGCAGCGCCGGGCTCGATCCGCCCAGTGGTGAAGAAGCACTTGAGTGGCTGAGCGAAGATGCGGGCAACGCCCGCACCTTCCTGACGGTGAATCTGCTGCCGCCGGCGGCCGGCAAGGAAGCCCGCGTCGAGCTCTTCCAGCTGCCGGAGGCGGAGCGCGGGCGGCCGTACTTCGAACTGCGCGCACAAGGCGCCGACCTGTCGCTGACAATGGCGGCGCCCGACGCCGATCCCTTCGCCGCCGCAGCACCGATGCGTCACCTGACCGCTGGCGGACGCAGCTGGGCGCTGCCGGCGGCGCTGCCGCTCCACCTGCTGGTTACCGACGGCCAGAGTCTGCGCGTGCGAGTGGTGTCGCGCGCTGCTGCCGCGGCGTCGGCCAGCCCAGCGGGGCGCTTCGTGTTCGGTGCCGGTGATGGCAGCGGCGCACTCCCGCTGCGGGCGGCCGGCGTCAGTTCAGGCGGCGGCGCCAACGCCTCCCTGCGCCAGTTCGCCTGCTCTGCACCGCCACAAGGCCCCTACTGGCCCGGCGCCGGCCGGCTCGCAGAGGGCATCTGCGATCGCGGGCCGAGCGTGCCGGCGCTGACGGCGACGCAGCTCGAGGTTTCACCCGACGCACTGGCGATGACGCTGCGCGGCACGGCATGGATTGCGCGCGAAGGCGTTGAGATCAATGCGCCGCTCATCAACCGAGTGCGCGCCGAGCCGACGCTCGTCGCCGCCATCGTCGCGGCCGATCTGGCGCTGGCGCTGGGCGCCGGGCTGCCGCTGTACCGCGCCCTGCGCCGGCGCCGTGGCGAACACGCGCCCGGCATCTTCATCAGCTACCGCCGGGTGGACAGCATCGCCTACGCCCGCCTGATTGCCGACGGCCTGGCCGAGTACTTCGGCGCCGAGCGTGTGTTCATCGATCTTGAAGACATCCAGCCCGGCGAGCGCTTCCTGCAGCGCATCACCGACACCCTTGCCCGCTGCCGCGCGGTCGTCGTGCTGATCGGCCCCGGCTGGCTGACTGCCGCGCGCGACGGTCAGCGCCGCCTCGACGATCCGAAGGACATCGTCCGTCACGAAATCGTGCAGGCACTGACCCTGCAGCTCGACGTCGTACCGGTGCTGGTCGGCGGTACCACCCTGCCCCGCCCGCAGGATCTGCCCGCCGAGCTGGCCAGCCTGCTGGAACACAGCGCCCTGGAAATATCGGATGTGCGGCTGAAGGAGGACATCGCGTGCCTCGCAAAGGCGCTGCAGTCGATCGTCAACCCAGCGGAGCAGGACGAGGAATGA
- a CDS encoding carbon-nitrogen hydrolase family protein: MRRILISLVALLAIAALCSYALWTAHRPTGHYLSDLRIQVALDEGVPADRGNLLGIEPELFPGDYQSLTRLHRKLAAYFEQARTKGLLNAKTIVVLPEHVGTWLWASGEKDELYRATQREEAMHWLALSNPVQFLTALLGAKGDDRLEDARLRMKARHMAEDYQQLFGGLAKEFGVTLVAGTIVLPEPRLDNGTLRVGGGALYNSSVVFGSDGTPLGQPQRQLYPGKNERRYIHASGEPILQVVDTPAGRLGVLIGSDSWHPANYRQLNTQAAQLIAVPAFVSGKGLWSRPWRGYTSRTAPAQSRLKPGEVSEGEAWHRLTLTGQPPASTAIAGMSVFMRGQFWDQANEGQSFGSRHGLTSSGNDGPGARLINLWL; the protein is encoded by the coding sequence ATGCGCAGAATCCTGATTTCCCTCGTCGCGCTCCTGGCCATTGCTGCCCTGTGCAGTTATGCGCTGTGGACTGCGCATCGGCCCACCGGCCATTACCTGTCCGATCTGCGCATCCAGGTCGCCCTCGACGAAGGCGTACCCGCAGACCGGGGCAACCTGCTGGGCATCGAACCGGAACTGTTTCCCGGCGATTACCAGAGCCTGACGCGCTTGCATCGCAAACTCGCGGCCTACTTCGAACAAGCGCGCACCAAGGGCTTGCTCAACGCCAAGACCATCGTGGTACTTCCCGAGCACGTCGGCACCTGGCTGTGGGCCAGCGGCGAGAAAGATGAGCTGTACCGCGCCACGCAGCGCGAAGAGGCCATGCACTGGCTGGCCTTGAGCAACCCCGTGCAATTTCTCACCGCCCTGCTCGGTGCCAAGGGCGATGACCGCCTTGAGGATGCCCGCCTGCGCATGAAAGCCCGGCATATGGCCGAGGACTATCAACAGCTTTTCGGCGGGCTGGCCAAAGAGTTCGGGGTGACGCTGGTCGCCGGCACCATCGTCCTGCCCGAGCCGCGCCTGGACAACGGCACCCTGCGGGTCGGCGGCGGCGCGCTGTACAACAGCAGCGTGGTCTTCGGCAGCGACGGCACGCCACTCGGGCAGCCGCAACGCCAGCTTTATCCCGGCAAGAACGAGCGCCGCTATATCCACGCCAGCGGCGAGCCGATCCTGCAGGTGGTCGATACGCCAGCCGGGCGCCTGGGCGTGTTGATCGGCAGCGACAGCTGGCACCCCGCCAACTACCGCCAGCTCAACACCCAGGCCGCGCAATTGATTGCGGTCCCGGCGTTCGTCAGCGGCAAGGGGCTCTGGTCGCGGCCCTGGCGCGGTTATACCAGCCGCACGGCTCCCGCCCAGAGCCGCCTCAAGCCTGGCGAAGTCAGTGAAGGCGAAGCCTGGCATCGCCTGACCCTGACCGGCCAGCCCCCGGCCAGCACGGCCATCGCCGGCATGAGCGTGTTCATGCGCGGGCAATTCTGGGACCAGGCCAATGAAGGGCAAAGCTTCGGCAGCCGGCACGGGCTGACCAGCAGCGGCAACGACGGGCCCGGCGCGCGCCTGATCAACCTCTGGTTATAA
- a CDS encoding AraC family transcriptional regulator → MNQPRVRLGDLSVGFIQSLAQAVRNLEHDPGALLEQYGLDSARLSEPGARLSIPRYMRLGHAAIQLTDNPALGLHMGQCSRLGEAGLAGVTAAQAPTVREAARTLIRFEPLYASNYRGQSSFHEDSQGAWLRFYSISPYNAYNRFVVDSILSGWLAQLSNLAGTTLLAERVEIEFEAPVYASQYQALSHAPIVFEAQSNQLRLSHASLNLRNQAHCPSTWRHLLQLCEKELEQLTRTRSLRERITQLLGPLLNGGREPDLEEVAARLKLPTWTLRRKLADEGTQFRAILNDTRRDLAMAYIRDTELVFGEIAYLLGFASAEAFQRAFKRWSNQTPGEFRRSQRQTARVPTAR, encoded by the coding sequence ATGAATCAGCCACGGGTGCGTCTGGGTGACTTGTCGGTAGGCTTTATCCAAAGCCTGGCGCAGGCTGTGCGCAACCTGGAACACGACCCTGGGGCGTTGCTGGAACAGTACGGCCTGGACTCGGCACGCCTGTCCGAGCCGGGCGCGCGCCTGTCGATACCGCGTTATATGCGCCTGGGGCATGCGGCGATCCAGCTGACCGACAACCCCGCACTGGGCCTGCACATGGGCCAGTGCAGCCGCCTGGGCGAGGCCGGCCTGGCCGGCGTCACTGCCGCCCAGGCACCCACCGTGCGCGAGGCGGCTCGGACGCTGATCCGTTTCGAACCCCTGTACGCCTCCAACTACCGCGGCCAATCGAGCTTTCACGAGGACAGCCAGGGTGCCTGGCTGCGCTTCTATTCGATCAGCCCGTATAACGCCTACAACCGCTTCGTGGTCGACTCGATACTTTCCGGCTGGCTGGCGCAATTGTCGAACCTGGCAGGCACCACACTACTGGCCGAACGGGTCGAGATCGAGTTCGAGGCACCGGTCTACGCCAGTCAGTATCAAGCCCTGAGCCACGCACCTATCGTCTTTGAGGCCCAAAGCAATCAGCTGCGCCTGAGCCATGCCAGCCTGAATCTGCGTAACCAAGCGCATTGCCCAAGTACCTGGCGGCACCTGCTGCAATTGTGTGAAAAGGAATTGGAGCAACTGACCCGGACCCGCAGCCTGCGTGAACGCATCACTCAGCTGCTGGGGCCGTTGCTCAATGGTGGGCGCGAGCCGGACCTGGAAGAAGTGGCGGCACGCCTGAAGCTGCCGACCTGGACCCTGCGACGCAAACTGGCCGATGAGGGCACGCAGTTTCGCGCCATTCTCAACGACACCCGCCGCGACCTGGCCATGGCCTATATCCGCGATACGGAACTGGTATTCGGCGAGATCGCTTACCTGCTCGGCTTCGCCTCGGCCGAAGCCTTTCAGCGTGCCTTCAAGCGCTGGAGCAATCAGACGCCCGGGGAATTTCGTCGCAGCCAGCGGCAGACGGCCCGAGTACCTACAGCTCGGTAG
- a CDS encoding DUF2242 domain-containing protein, which translates to MFKSIGFGALGLALVLAGASGCSSQKTAIYEHENFDDSGTFSRTFPVGEARSCEAARRALLSQGYIITSSDAKIVSGHKSFQQTGESHLQISFNVVCAADGSDEGHSTMFANAVQDRYALKKVNNSASLGVGVLGSLSMPIGSTDDSMVKVASETVISSKFYERYFALVESFLPADAKKAAQIPDKPKRDLGMPETAAAPVAAPLAPAATETPAPAPAEQSAPVSEPAPAPEAAPVVDTGSMSQTVAPVPEAEPITPQAPAAEAVEQVPVESPAGSAPTVTETKP; encoded by the coding sequence ATGTTTAAGTCAATCGGCTTCGGTGCGCTTGGGCTGGCACTCGTGCTGGCAGGAGCCTCAGGCTGCTCCTCGCAGAAAACTGCCATCTACGAGCACGAAAACTTCGATGACTCGGGGACCTTCTCGCGAACCTTTCCGGTCGGCGAGGCGAGGTCCTGCGAAGCGGCACGGCGTGCCTTGCTCAGCCAGGGCTACATCATCACCAGCAGCGATGCAAAGATTGTCAGCGGGCACAAAAGCTTTCAGCAGACCGGCGAGTCACACCTGCAAATCAGCTTCAACGTGGTCTGCGCTGCCGATGGCAGCGACGAGGGGCATTCCACCATGTTCGCCAATGCCGTGCAGGACCGTTATGCCCTCAAGAAGGTGAATAACTCGGCCAGTCTCGGTGTCGGTGTACTGGGCTCGCTGTCGATGCCGATTGGTTCGACCGATGATTCGATGGTCAAGGTCGCCAGCGAAACAGTTATCTCGTCAAAATTCTACGAGCGTTATTTCGCATTGGTGGAGAGCTTCTTGCCTGCCGATGCGAAGAAGGCCGCGCAGATTCCCGACAAACCCAAGCGTGACCTGGGGATGCCTGAAACTGCAGCTGCACCTGTCGCAGCGCCACTGGCGCCAGCGGCGACCGAGACGCCAGCGCCTGCACCCGCAGAGCAGAGTGCGCCGGTCTCAGAGCCTGCGCCTGCGCCTGAAGCCGCCCCTGTTGTCGATACGGGCTCGATGTCCCAGACAGTAGCGCCTGTGCCAGAGGCGGAACCAATCACGCCCCAGGCACCCGCAGCGGAGGCCGTGGAGCAAGTGCCGGTCGAGTCGCCCGCGGGGTCGGCGCCGACGGTGACCGAAACGAAACCGTAA